The sequence CGTTCTGTTCCTCCGGCGCCAGGACGGCGACGTGGGACGACTACTGTCCGGATCCCCCGGTAAGCGGCCGATCGATATCGCGAAAGAGCGCTATGCTCGCGGGGAGATCACG is a genomic window of bacterium containing:
- a CDS encoding SHOCT domain-containing protein, producing the protein MGLLLLLLLGLGIVLFLRRQDGDVGRLLSGSPGKRPIDIAKERYARGEITREQYEQMRLDLGE